The genomic interval GGTTTTTCCTTTGGCTCTTGCAACACACATCTACGCCAGACTGACCACGCTGACCCTTGCTGGATCAGCCACTCCATCTCCTTCACTACCAGCAACAACTCTCTATGTGCCTTAACCACCTAGTAAGTAGTAGTTACCCTTGCCAATTAACTTTGTCATGCTGTTGCTTAATATTAAATCTGGTTTTTACTGATACCTTTGCTGGTGATTCTTTAAGTTCCTCAAACACTTGTTTGTAACAGGCTGACAAACACCAACCTCCACAAAAGCCCAAGAGATGCACACAGCAGGAATCAGACAGCTGAGGGCTACAGACACCCCTGACTTTACAACACACTTGACTTGCAAGTTTCAAATAAGTAAATCTCTTTATATTGCTTAGTTTAGGGGTGTGGGTTCTCTTAACCAGTCAAAAACAACTAAAAATTGGGAACTGGGAAAAGATTTTTGAATTTAAGCCAGAAAGAATTCAAACTAACACACATCATTACTATTCAAAGAATAAACGACACGAATTGGATATTCCAGTTAAAATTATGGTTTTCATCCGACAAGTGTTTTGCTGCTCTACTGCAGTCTGAAGGTACGGGCAAACTTCCAGCCCTTGTGTGGCTCCATGGATTTACGCCACCGGGTGGAGAAGCGCTGGAACTGCGATTTCAGAACGGTCGCATTCCAACAGGGGGTTCATGCCAGTAGCGGAAAGCACGGCCTGAGCCAGCTTTGAGGAGGCCCTGGAGAGGGAAGCCCTCTCCTGATGTACACAACAGCAGGAGCAAAACCCGGGATCAGCTCCTCCTGGGATTTTGCACGTTACTCTCCTCATCTCACCAAGCCAGCACGTTTCATCAGACAGACTTTTGTTACTGGAGTGAAAGACATTCCCTAAAATCAGTCACtatgaaaaaaatgtgtattttgtaTAATCCTGAAACCTTACACATTCCCACGGGTAGCTCCATTAATGCTTCAATATCTACAAGTATTCCAGGATACAACTCACACCAACTCTAACAGAAACTCCTGCAGTCTCCAACACCACAGCCAGCACTCCTTACCCTCCCATTGCCCAGGATTCCAACAGCTGTAAGCACCTTACCCACACAGCAAAGCAGCAGACACTTAACAGGCCCCTGGAAATCTCACCTTGCTGTAACACCACCAGCAATTATCACTGAAGTCACACTatgtaagaaagaaaatgtcagcCCAGTTTTCAAAAGCACAGGGAGGATCCAGGGAATTACTGGCCAGTCAGGCTCCCCTGCATCACTACTCACAGGCTTGATGCACTGCTGGAGGATAAAATACAACTCAAACCAGGCTTCTGGAGGGCTCTCCTCAAATTCAGGAGGTGGAGACTTTGTTacatacaattttatttttaaaaaatgctgtaaCACACATGCCAGTAAGAAAACTGGTTCTTCTTATTAAATCACATCAGCCCTTTTTTGGCTGAGCCTGCTGAGCAGCCTGCTGAGCTGCCTGCCTGGCATTGTTAGCCTGCATCTTCTTCAGCCCctttttgttgtgtttctttGCAAATCTCATGTTCCTCAAAAACTTGGGATCAACCTataaaaacaagggaaaaacaaGCCACGTTGCAGAAGAGACGTAGATAAAAACATTTATAGCTCCATATTGTTCCAATTATTCCCAAATGCTGGCTGTGACTacttcagacttttttttctgatttttcaacAGAATTATTTTAGGCACCTGCAACCAGGCTTTAATAGCTATTTTCCTTAACTGCCATAAAACAagaaatcccaaaccccagcactACACATGCAGAAAGAACAGGATGAGCAAAGCTGCAGGAGGAACCCTCACTGAGCTTTGCAGAAGACAAATTTTTACATCACTTCCAAAAAGCTTTGTAGATCGTGACATctacaaagcaaataaaatcaCAATCTCCCTCCCCAAACACAAAATGTCCTGTTTTCACTCTCAAGTGTGGGAAAAGATCCTGTTATATCATTTGGATAATCTCAGAAAAAGCAATATACTCTCACTTTCATGTGTTTTGCCCAGAAATGCCAATTCCtcttatttttaaagtgaaattatCTGGATTAGTACAGACAGTAAAACaatagggaagggaagggaagggaagggaagggaagggaagggaagggaagggaagggaagggaagggaagggaagggaagggaagggaagggaagggaagggaagggaagggaagggaagggaagggaagggaagggaagggaagggaagggaagggaagggaagggaagggaagggaagggaagggaaaggaagggaagggaaaggaagggaaaggaagggaaaggaagggaagggaagcattCAACTGGCAAGTGTTtgttttactggaaacagcaccCAGTGACAGCCACCAGAGCAGGACAGGGAAAAAACTGGCCACTAACTAAAATGCAGTTTTACAGACATACAAGGGCAGATTTCATGTGGGTTAGAAAGATCCCAGCTGTATGTCAGGTAAGTGAAACAACTGAACCCCACAGTGGTTCTGACCACCTGGAACACAGAGCTCTGTCTGCAAAAAATGTGTCAGTCAAAATAATACaaattctggatttttttcatggTTAAGTCTCTGTGACTCAACAGCCTGGGAATAGCAAATAGAAATACTCACCCCTTTGAGAGATTCGTATCTATGGGTTTTGGGCTTCTTGATGCCATTTCTGTGCCACTTACGGGCTATGTGGAAAACGAGACAATTAATTAAATTACAGTTTCTGTAACTGTTAAGCAGCTGCAttcatttctttttaagtgTACTTGACTGTCAAAACGATGTGGAATAGACAATTTTCAGACCCTTCCTATCCAAACTACATTTGAATTAAAACCACACCTCTATGCTCATCCCTCTGCATGCTGTGCTCTCGCCACTGCACAGGCTTCCAACCTAAAGATTTCAGGCAGCTCATTAACTAATGACACACTGACAACACACCAGCACCATGCAAGGCCTGTCATGAATAAATTCAAGCACTTGTGGTCAGTGTCAGAGGGCATCACCACTCTGTGCAGGACCAAGCAGAACCTACTTGTGACCTCTGCTAATTCACAGCACTGATGAGAAGACCCCAAACATGAACTATTTAATCACTGTGGCCATCTCTGGATTGCACAGGATCCCAGGATGAGGCCCTTCAGTAACATCACAGAAcgacaggatggtttgggttggacatAACCTTACAGaccatcctgttccacccccctgccaagagcagggacatctctcaccagaccaggttgctccaagccctgtccaacctggccttggacacttccagggatggggcagccacagcttctctgggcaacctgtgccagggtctcaccaccctcacagggaagcatttcttcctaatatcctaCCTAAGCCTACTTTCTGTCAGTGTAAAGCCATtcccctgtgtcctgtcactaccTGCTCTTGCAAAACATCCCTTGGCCTGCTCAGTCAGTGATGATCATCATGGAATCAATCAAACTGGAAAAGGCCTccgagatcatcaagtccaacctatgacccaacgccagtgtcaaccagaccatggcaccgAGTGTCACAtgcagtctttccttaaacacctccagggacagtgactccaccacttccctgagcagcccattccagcaccccttctgtgaagaaattcttcctgatgtccaacctaaaactctcccagcacagcctgaggcTGTGTCCTGTCGCCCGGCTGCTGGTTACatgggagaagaggccgaccCCCAGTTTTCTAACGTAAAACTTTCTATTTTTCCGCCAGCATATTAATTCTATGTTGATCCCAAACAAATCCCGACGCTTGTCACACTCCCTTAAACCCCACCATTCGATCTCTGCGCAGCACCACCTTATCTCGCTGCAAACCCGCGGGCAGACCGTGCTGCCATCACCGCGCCGGTCCCAGCCCGGTTAAACCCTCCTGGATCCCcaccggcccccgccccgctcacACTGGTTGTGCGTGGTGTGGTTCTTGGACTTGGCCATGGTCGCACCTGCGGGAGAAACACACACGGCTCAGCCGGGCCGGGCTGGCGAGGGGCGCCCGGCTCCTGCACagagcccgcccggccccgaGACCCGACCACCGCCCCGCTCcgacagccccggcccggcccctccgcccagcccagcccggcccggcccgcggaTGAGCGCGGATGGGCGCGGATGGTGCCGGATACCGGGGCCGCCCTCACCGGAgccgcgctcgccgccgccgccggacCGGAAGAGAGAGAGCACCGCGGGGGCTGCCGGGAatcggggccggggccggccggAACCCCTAGTCCTGTAGTTCCGCCCGGCAGCCTCCCCGTAGTTTTCCCGCACCGCCGCTCTTTGCCTACATCGTCCCGGCTGCCGCGGctgccgcggccgccgctcccgccccgggAGGGACCTGAGGCTGCCGCCGCTCCCCCCCGGGAGGGCCCCGCCGCGGCAGGACCCGCAACCCCCAGCGACGTGGCTGACCCCGGTCCCTCGGCGATGCGGTTCCCCCACCAACACGATTCCCACCAACACGGTCCCCCCACTAACGTGCCCCCCGACCATGGCCTCTGCCGGCCCGGGGAGCCGAGAGCCGAGGCCGCCCTGCGCGGGGCGCTGCCCGGAGCCCGAGGCCCGAGGCCCCGTGGGCATCTGGGCACGGTTTATCTGCGCGTTCCACCACGCTCGGGCAGTACACGCAATGCTCCTCACGGCGGGTTCAGTCAATGCCGTTTATCTTTATTTGTGCGGAGCGCCAGAGGCCGCGAACGGCTCTGTTTACTTTCAGATAATTGTCAGCTTTGGCTGTGCTACCTCGCTGAGTCCCGAAACCCCCCTGTACCCAGCAAAGACGTGGGACGGTGCGGGGCTTTGTGCTGTGTCTGACCTCCTCCACCCCAGCTGGCCGCGCTGCGAGGTTAAAGGTTCACTCCTGCAAAAGATGCAGACCGAGACTTCGGTGTTTTATAATGTGAAAGACActgaaatgatggaaaatttcctcatggaaagggtaGACACTGCAATGGGCTGCCCAGCGAGGTGGTGGAgccactgtccctggaggtgttcaaggaaaGACTGGATTTATGGTCATGGATCAAAGCATCTCCCATGGTGAAGTGTCACAGGAATAAGGGGAACCAAAGGCCAAGCTTGCCCAAGCCCCTTGGGTTGTATTTGTTGACCAACTGCAGAATTTCTGGCCAAGGCTGCTGTGATTTCAAATGGGAACCTCTGAAAAATGAGCAGAAAAGGCCCAGGCTCTTTTCCACTGAGGGAACACGCTGCCATCTTTTTATGGCACTGCCTTTATTTTACAATGAGAGGCACAAGTGAATTGCTTAAAGTAACCTGGACTGAAAAAAACAGCCCAGAGACCAAAAGCCCTATGACCAGTTCAGAGAGTGAACTGCATATTTTTTCCAGTGGCTGATTGTTTGCAGAGCAATTGCTACTCTGCCTCAAGTTCAGATACCTATAAACAAGCTCTTCCTATcacaaaaaatgaggaaaaatctATTATCCTTGGTAGCTGGGCAACGCTGATGAAAGGAAAAtaggcaggaaaaagaaagctaATGCAACTTAATGTCAGTATTTCTCTTATTTTGAACAAGACCTAAGATGCAAAGTGTATTTGGCCTAATTTCCCACCCCCACTCCCattctgggcagctgctgttaACAAATAGTGTAAAAATAGATGAAAACAGCAATATTCTTTTGCTGCAGCTGGACTGTGAAGGTCTGCTCAAAATCCTCCTTGATATGCAAACCTCTGACTTTTTAAACTGctggttttttaaaattctttccaCTATAGTGAGCTGCAGTCTTAAAATATTTGTACATCACTGTGGCCAGATAATTGCAGCCAACAGTAGAGAGAAATCCTGACTTTCCTGATAATGCAAAGAGCCACACTCAGTGGAAGACAGAACTGAATCCCAGAGGTGTGTTTGCCTTCATTGCATTGCAAAAGGCGGAAAGGCTGCCAGGCCCCCTTAGCTTGGCCATTAGATTATGAAAATTCTTGATCTTTTTAACTAATTTCTGAGCCTTCCTTCATAGCAAGAAACAGAAGGGTTTACTTTATGGTTCTATCTACCTTTTCCAAGTTTTTTCAGGGTCTTGCTGTAATTATTGCTGTTGGAGCAATAATTTCAATATAGCAATAATTtgctttttcccagctgctgctggggccacTCAGATGAGCAGTCAGACGGGGGGGTTTAGAGAAGCAGGTGATTACAAGATCCGTACGCcaaattattaaaatgaaacTGTGGAAGAGCGTTCAGTTCAAGGGGCTGAGAGGAGCATGTTCAGGGTAGTTTATAAATCCCTGCAAACCAATGCAGAGAACCAGGTAAAAAGGATGGTCCAAGGCAGGATCAAGCCCCCTTGAATTTCTCCCGTGCCCTGATGAGCTGCCTTGCCTCTAATTATGGTGTTACTGAGAACGATTGGCCAGTTCAAAACCTTTAGTCACACTTCCAGTGATTACAGACTTAATTAGTGCATGTTAGCCCAAGTGTCCTCTATTAAAGGAGCTGCTCTTGTTAAATAGGATGGTAATTactccagctgcaaagcaattatgaaaaaaatcatAACATAAAAACCTCACAGTGCCTTTGACAACTGTATCTCAGTCACTGTCCTCACATCTCACACACTTATGCTGATTGATCTCTGTCAGGTTTGTCACGCTTTTCATGCTGGCACCACATTTCAGCAGCTTCCCCTaccttgcctcctccctccctgtgagCTGACTCTGGCTTGGAGTAAAGAATTCCTGTGGCTGCCCCCATTCAGTAATGCCAGGGACTGTCCGTTGTCCAGCGTGGTgctggtgccagagctgagccAAGCTGAGTTTTACAAGGGCTTGAACAGAGGTTGGGTCTGGTCATTTCCCAAAACAGGTGGAAATTTCCTCCCCATTTCCACAGGAAGAAGACGAGGAAAGGCCATGTTCATGTAGGATGCTGGACACAGCGTGACAGCGCAGCTCCCCAGTGTCCTGAGCACAAAAGCAGTGATAAACACttccaggtgttgattaggagTCCAGCTGCCTTTGCTTGGCACAGACTGCGGGGCGCCCCTACAAACTGCTGCCTCGTGGGGGGGTATCAAGCAGTGGGGAGAGTGCAGTGATACTTACGGCTGTCCCTGCTGGCTCACACGGAAAAGTCCCACCCTGGGCCGCTCCCAGGGCAGCTCAGGCACTTCACCCATCACCACCCATTCCCACCTCGCCCTGCAGACACCACCGAAGTGCAGCTGCAGCGTGCAGGGCCGTGCCTTGTCAGAGAGAGCACTCTGTGGGATATGGCCACCTTCATCACCCTCCTTCACCCCAGCAAGCGCAGCCAGGACTGGGCTGTCTGGCAGGTCCCCAAGAGGTCGCTGCCTGGCAGGTGCCGGTGGCTTTGGGGCGATTTTAGAGCTGTTCCCAGCCTGTGGGCAAACAGGGCTTGGCTGTGCTGTAGAGCCGAGCGATGCTGCAGGGTAGTGAGGGTGGTGGACAGTCCCCGGGGACAAGTGGCTAATGCGCCTCCAGAGAAGCCAGGAACAACGGGGCATGGAGGCACTAGGGGGAGCCTGAGCATAACAGATCCCGCTCTGGCTCAGAGTGGGAGAATTAGTCCCGTTCGGGGAGCGGGGGTATCACCAGGGAGTAACAGCAAGTTTCACACAGCAGTTTCCCCCTTGACCTGGCATCCTACCTGGCTGTgccttttcctcccccccccgACAGCTGTTATAATTTCCTTGAAGGCATAAAGAAATCGTTTCATTGATGGAAAATGCCAGTCAGCCAGTGGAGAGGCAGCTGGCTCTGTGCTTTTGGGATAGGAGGTGAGAAAACTGGTGGCAACTGGTGGCAATTGTCAGATGAGAGGGTTCAAGAGAAAAGGAATTCTTGCAAGGCAAAGGAGAGCAGAAGTGCTGATCCACAGCTGCAGATATCcctgtgggaaagggagctgtCATGGCACAGTGCTCCTGGACTGATGGCAGGGACATGGGAACAATAGCTGAGGCTTGCGTCCTCCACTGATGCACTCCAGTTAGCACCAGTTAAGAGAGCTGAGGCACCAGAAGAGGCTGGAGATGTgcaatcttttatttttcccatcaATATTTTCATTGGCTTTGGATGAGGAACGAGCTCACTGGCTCATGGGCTATGCCTGAATGTCCCCCTGCCACTGTCAGCAAGGACCAGCACAAAGAGTAAGAGCGAGAGTCTCTGGTTCAGCTGCAGGTGGGCATCAGTGCCGTGGTGGGGCAGGGACTGGGGAACAAACACTCTGCACTGGTGTTTAGCCACAGTGGGGAGATGGATGTGTTTGTTCCCAGTACATCTGAAAAGAGcatcttcttttaaaatgtttgcaaGGGGCCAAAATTTGCTTTTAACAGGGGTACTCAAGTTCAGCTTAGTAGAAATCAGAGGAGATGAGTGAGCAGGAACCAGAAACAAATTCTCCATCACCCCTGGCTGCTGTTGGAGGCTTTCATTCCACCTCAGATCAGCCCAGACCCGCCATACATATTGCACGAATGTGTTCTGGTAAGCAGCTTCCTACCATGAAGGCaggaggaaaaaccaggcagcaGCCTGCAGTGCAGCCCTGACCTTTCTCTCCAGGACTGCCACCTCCTCCCActctccctggagctggcaCTACTAACAACTGGTTTCCTCTTGTTATTTTTCCACCTCCACTCCTTCCTCCAGAGGGGAGGCCGTGCTGGTGGCCCACGTACCAGTGACTCACAGGCTGGGACCTGCGAGGAGCCAGCTAAGCCTGGCCAAACTTAGTAACATCTCATTTTCCATTGCCTACACCCTGGATGCTGCTTCTGGCTGGGTTCATCGCTGGAGATATCCTCCAGCTACCTGTGGAGTTTGGGAGGACCAGCAGGAGTTGGGCTGAGATGGAGCAGCCCTTGATGCAGATAAATTCCATCTTGGTCAGTGTTTATCCAGCTTGCTTATAGCTGAAACCCACGAGATGTTCTGGACATCAAAGAGGGCTTTTTAGGCTTGGGAAACATGTAAATAAAGACATATATAGGACTGCACAGTCGTTCCATTTTTCTGGAAGCATTTGAATGATTTGAGGGGAGCTTAGGGGTTTAAAAGCTGATTCCCCATCTGTGTCAATCAGCCTGGTCCATCTCGCTGGATGTCCCCAAATCAACAGATGACAACTGCAATCACATAACCGAGCCTGGGGCACCTGCAGGGTGGGGAATGATGGTCTGCAAAGGTGgaggtgctgctgtggctggaagctgggaatgggaaagagCTGGGGGATGaccaggctggcagcagcggagcaggcagagcagggagacgcagctcctgggcagctgCATCCCGTGGAGCAGGACCCTGCAGCTCGGTGCGGGGCTGCGTGCGGGGGACAGCGCCAGGAAGGGAGCAGCCATGTGTGCGCAGCCCACGCTTAGTGCTTTAATGGGATTTTCCAGAACACTTTTTGCCCCAGTAACGGAAAAGGAAGCTCGCCTGCCGCTTCCGAAGGCTGGGGTGAACGTGTGCAGGCGACGTGACACCTGCTCAACCCGCACTTCCCGAGAGCCCGGCTGTTCCCAAGGAGGGAGCGGATCCGCAGGCACAGCGTGCACCGAGCAGCTGATCGCTGCGGGGAGGAGGCACACGGAGGCGGCTGGGAGAAGCGGAGAGGGCTGACCTAAATAGATGCTCAGCTAATTTATTCATTTCTCTGCTTTATTATTTAACACAACTTCGAAACAGCTCAGGACTTCTGGTTCCTCTCAGCTCTGTTGCTGACGTTGGGATGGGGTTATTTTTTACCTgattttgctgccttgctcagCACCCCTCTCTCCCAGCAGGCAGGCCAGGCACACTGTGGGAAAGCTCCAAAACAACCACTTTCTAGCCCGGAGCACAGAAAGGACTTATTTCAAGTTATTTTGAGCTTTTGCTTCACCTCCTGCCTAAGAAGCTGTTCGAATTTTGGCCTGCTTTATGCATTGCTAATAGGGAGATTTATCTCCAACTTAGCTGGCTGAGAAGGGGATTGGTGGGTTCATACAGCACGAGGCAGCCTTCAGCCTCCACCGACATCTTCCTTCAGGCAGGCTGCCAAAGGCAGCCccaggctctgcagcacaggggcTTTCAAGGATAAACCTGGAGCCTGTCTCACTTCCAGCCAGCCTCCTCTCTCAAATCCAAGCAACCCCCTGTAACACTGTCCAGGAGGAATGTATTACTAGAAGGACACGgagccccagctgctgggagagctgtTCAGGCTGCGGTTCACCCCACGGGCTGCACGTGTCCTTTGTGAGCCCACGTCACGTTTTAGCACTGCTGAGCTTGAAAAGCCAcaagctgggggaaaaaaaattgatgccTGTGCAGATTGTCTGAACCCCTGCACCATTTCTGCGCAGGCACGAGGGACacgggcagagctgctccacgTGAAGTGACTGCTTCCCAGGATTCAAATCATGCAGCACCCAACTTGTGCCAAGCAGGGccctttaatttttcattacaGTTCGTCACTTGATGTATGAATTTAGGCCAGTGTTGTATACAGTTACCCAGCCCCTCTGTTATGATTTTTAAACTGGATTATTCATCGACCTGCTTGATGCCTTACAGATTTCTAAGCAGTAAAACGAGCCCCGATGCTGTTTAGCTCGGCAGCAAGGGCATCTCAGCTCACCCGCCTTCACACTGCTGGAGAGTTTGGTGATGTTGCTGGGAGTGGGATAGTGCAAATTAGCAGAAATGAAGCAGTTAAGGAGGCTGCAAGTTAAAATCTTCCAAACCAGCAGGCACTGAAGGGAAACAGTCGGGCGTGGGGCTGTGAAAGTAGGTGCTGCTTCCCTGGCACAATCAGCTCCTTCTCCTGCCTTCACTGGTTAAGCTGGGGCAGTGTGAATCCTGGGCAGGATCCTGTGCTGGCCCACAGGGTGTGCAGCCTGGCCCATGTCAGGCTTTGATCTGAAGGGTTTTATGGTAGGTTTTAATGTAAAGTGATACTTTGGTCCGAGAGCCTTGCGAGGTCAAAAAGAAGGAACATGGAAAGGACAGAGGCAGTCCAAGTGAAGTTTCTCTTTGCCTTCCTATACCCTGGACTGGATCTTGGTGGATGATGCCCCAGATTGCCTAATGAGGGGAGAAAGGCCCTACATCCCACACACTCTGGGGCCTGGGATTTTGTTCCCTTGCACCTTAATTGGACAGGGCTGATTAGGATGGAGTTAAGGGTGTCACCCTGGGAGTTAGGCTCCTTCATGTGGGCACAGCTTCTGCCCTGCAAGAGAGGGGAAAGTCCCTTAATGAACCAGAGTAGGCATCAGGCTGGAGGTGAGGGCTGCGGTGTGGCTGCCAGCTCACCTTTATCTGCACAGAGAGGATTATTGGGAAGCCATGTTGACAAAAGCTGTGgctaaaaaggaaaatgaacttCCTCACAAAGATGGTTTGTTTGTACAAAGAGGGGAGAGAATAAAGAAGCTGCCAAAAAAGCTGACATTAAACCCGCTGCTTACCTGCAGCTCATCTGATACCATGACTGAAACCTCTCATTTGCAGCAACATAATCCAAGATGTTCTttctgcaaagcaaaaaaagtAGGTTATTGCTcaagcagagctgggagggatAAAGAGACAAGCAGGGCCTGATCCTGCCAGGTTCTGTGTGTTCTGCCCTCTGAGCAGGGTTAAAACCCTGGCTGGCAGcctgatttgggggttttggaaaGAACTTGCACAAAATCTCTTTCCAAACCTTTAGGAAAGGGCTTCCCATGCTGCAGAGGCAGGGCAAGAGGCAGAGCATggggctcccagccctgccttcaGCTCCTGCCCCTCTAGCCCAGGGACCTGGAGGCAAGAGACACAAACCCGTAATCCTCAGCACTCTTGTAGCACATCTCACCTTCAAAGTGCTTCGCTGGGAGAGAATTCATGACCCTCCACAAAACTAGGGCTgccctttcccccccctccccgcttTCTTTTGGATGCATTACCTGCTCCAGCCACTGGGTTATCCCACCTTTCCCGGGATGCAGAGATGCTGCACACACGCTTTGCTCAGCAGCATTGAAATCCTCCCCTCTGCAGCACCGAGCAGATCTTGTGctatttcttttcctgcctttaGATGTGCAGAAATCCACTTGGCTGCGTCTGCTGATTGATTTTAGCCGTGGTTCTGTAACAGGATCTTTTCAGAAGGTCTTGCTAATTAAGAAATCCTGTCCCATCAAAACCACTAATGCAAACACCTGTTGATGTGCTCCCTGCACCTTTTTGGGGCCCACTGCAGCCACCCTGTCTCTCTTGGGAGGCTGTTTCTTATCCTGGGTGGGAGCAACAGAAGGTTCCACAAAAGCTGTCCTTGGATATTGAAGACATAAATTACTGAGCTGCCCTTCCACAAAATCAGTGCTGAGAAATCACTGACACTGTCCTTTTTGCATAATTCAAATGAAAACCTGATTGCAGCAcggctgcaggggaagggacagggATTAACAAAGAGGTTTGGTGGCAGAG from Aphelocoma coerulescens isolate FSJ_1873_10779 chromosome 12, UR_Acoe_1.0, whole genome shotgun sequence carries:
- the RPL29 gene encoding large ribosomal subunit protein eL29, which translates into the protein MAKSKNHTTHNQSRKWHRNGIKKPKTHRYESLKGVDPKFLRNMRFAKKHNKKGLKKMQANNARQAAQQAAQQAQPKKG